The genomic stretch GCCGGTGCCACCGGCCGCTATGATCACACGCGACGCCATCAGGACATGTCCATACCGACGATATTGGTGCGAACGGCTTTTTTCGCCGGTGCTTTTTTTGTCGGTACCGGTGTCGTATCGGTCGAATATTCTTCCTCTTCGCCGATTTCACCGCCGACATTAAAATTTTCCGTGAATCGGCTTCGCATCGCATATTCCGGCGCCGTTGCTTTCATCGCTTCATCTTTGCTCACCGTTTGCGAAGAAATATTTAACAATACACCCACGAGAAAACAGGTGAAGAGCAACGAAGTACCGCCGTAGCTGATAAAGGGCATCGGTAAGCCCGTGGTCGGAAATACACCTACCGCCACACCCGCATTGACCAGTGCATACACGACAATGCTGATGATAATACCTGTCGCTAAATAAAAGCCGTACATATCGGGCGCTGTGCGTGCAGTTTTGATCGCACGGAAAAGAAAAACAATAAACAATCCGAGCACCAGTACAGCGCCGATGAACCCCATTTCTTCGCCGATGATCGAATAAATAAAATCCGTAAACGGTTCCGGCAAAAATAACAACTTCTGCTGACCTTGCCCTACGCCGACCCCCGTGAGCCCGCCATTGGCAAAACTGATGAGCGACTGTTTGATCTGATAACCGCTGCCTTGCATGTCAGCCGTCGGATCAAGGAAAGCCATCAATCGTGCGCGGCGATACGGACTGAGTATGACCGTCAGTAGCGCAACCGGAATCGCCACGGCCGCCATCATTCCCAAGTGTTTGATGTCCATGCCCCCGATAAAGAGCATCAGGATAACCATACCCATGACGACGGCAGCCGTACTGAAATTGGGCTGCAGAATAATCGCAACAGCAAATACGCCGGCCATGATGAGCGGCGGTAAAAGACCGTTTTGGAAATCACGAATGCGGTCGCCTTTGCTATCCATATAACCCGCGACATAAAACACGAGTGCGATTTTGGCTATTTCCGAAGGCTGAATACCGAACCCGCCGACTTGCAACCATCGGGCGGCTCCTTTGAGCTGACCGAGCGTGAGCACCACGGCACAAAGCACTCCCGCGATGAGAAGCATCATCATCGTGTGCCGTTTATAATTATGATAATCGTATTTGGCGGCAAACATCAGGATCACGATTCCCATCATCGCACGCAAAAACTGATTGACCAGAAAATGCGTACTGCTGCCAAATTTTTGTTCGGCAATC from bacterium encodes the following:
- the ftsW gene encoding putative lipid II flippase FtsW — protein: MTTETLTPRKTIDKGLFLIVLTLMLFGIVMVYSASNVIAEQKFGSSTHFLVNQFLRAMMGIVILMFAAKYDYHNYKRHTMMMLLIAGVLCAVVLTLGQLKGAARWLQVGGFGIQPSEIAKIALVFYVAGYMDSKGDRIRDFQNGLLPPLIMAGVFAVAIILQPNFSTAAVVMGMVILMLFIGGMDIKHLGMMAAVAIPVALLTVILSPYRRARLMAFLDPTADMQGSGYQIKQSLISFANGGLTGVGVGQGQQKLLFLPEPFTDFIYSIIGEEMGFIGAVLVLGLFIVFLFRAIKTARTAPDMYGFYLATGIIISIVVYALVNAGVAVGVFPTTGLPMPFISYGGTSLLFTCFLVGVLLNISSQTVSKDEAMKATAPEYAMRSRFTENFNVGGEIGEEEEYSTDTTPVPTKKAPAKKAVRTNIVGMDMS